The nucleotide sequence TCGGTACGCCGGGTACTAACCATCACCTCCGGCTGATAATCATCGCCAACCCGCTTCTGCTTTTCAGATACGGCATAAAAGGCGTTGTTGAACAGGTTCAGCAGCACCCGGCCTATATCCTGAGCCACTACCGGAATCAGACCCAGATTCGGATCGAATTCCGTAACCAGACGCGCGTTGAAGCTTTTATCTTTCGCGCGCAGACCGTGGTAAGCCAGCCGCAGATACTCATTGGCTAAGCTGTTCAGATCGGTTGGGTCTTTCTGTCCAGTGCTGGTGCGGGAGTGCTGAAGCATCCCTTTTATAATTGCATCGGCACGCTGCCCGTGGTGCGTGATCTTTCGGAGGTTCTGACCAAGCAGATCCGCCAGATCCAGCGCATCGTTCTGATGGCCAGCCTGCAGTTCTTCGGTCATTTCTTCTACCAGTTCGACGCTGATCGCCGAGAAGTTATTGACAAAATTGAGGGGGTTCTGAATCTCGTGAGCGATACCCGCCGTCAGTTCACCCAGCGAGGCCATCTTTTCTTTTTGAATCAGCTGCCTCTGGGCCGACGTCAGCTCCGACAGGGTCTTTTCGAGACTATCGCGTTGCCGGGCAATCTCGTTCCGTTGCTGGCTAACTTCGGCCGTTCGGACCGCCACTGTTTCTTCGAGCAGGCGGTTGGCAATCCGCAGTTGCCGGGAACGATATCGGATGAACCCCCAGATACTGCCGACCAGCGCCAGAACATAGAGGGTATAGGCCCACCAGGTTTTCCACCAGGGTGGCAAAATGCGAATGTGGAGCGACGTGCTCTGGCTATTCCAGATCCCGTCGCTGTTTGCCGCTTTCATCCGAAACACATAGTCATCGGGAGGGAGACTTGTATAACTCACAAACCGGCGGGTACCGCTCTGAATCCAGTTATTATCCACTCCAACGAGCTGGTAGGCATAGCGGTTGCGTTCGGGCATTACATACGCCAGAGCGGCAAACTCGAAGGAAAGAAAGTTTTCGTCGTGACGTAGCGTGATGACGCTGTCGGTTAATGGACGGTCCCTATCGAGTACTTTAAACTTCGTTACGTAGAGCGGAAATGGGCGGGTATCGTCCCGAATACTGTCGGGGTTAAAGCGGACATACCCGTTCCGGCTCCCGAAATAAAGTCGGTTATTTTTAGTGACAACGGCGTTCTCCACGAAGTCGTTGCTGGGCAGTCCGTCGTTGATGTCGTAGCTTCGGACTGCTTTGGTACGTGGATTATAACGACAGAGTCCCCGGTTGGTGCTAAGCCATAAATTGCCAGCTTTATCGCCCGCTATTGCCACGACGCGGTTACTGGGCAGGCCATCCTGGGTCGTAACAGGCGAGAAATACCCGGTTTTAGGGTCAATTCGATTTAGCCCCCCCTGATTCGTGCCCGCCCAGATAATCCCGTTGGGATCTTCATAGAAAGTCAGGACCTCGTTGTTGTTGAGCTGGCCGGGCCGTGGACCCGCTGTGTAATGCGTAAACTGGCCCGTTGCCGGGTTTAGCCGGCTCACACCTTTTCCGTTGATACCGACCCAGACATCGCCCGACCGGCTGGCCAGCAGGCTGTACACGAACTTGTCCGGCAGCCCGGCCGTATCACCAGCTTTGTATTTGTAGTAGGTGTATTGATGCGTGCGTGGATTAAACGAAGCGATTCCACTTTCGCCCCCCAGCCAGATATCGCCCGTCGGTCCCCGGCTGAGGAGTTGGGCGTTAATGTCTGCCGGATAACGGGTGTACTGCTTTGAACTGGCATTGTACTGGTATAACCCGTCGCGCGTGCCCAGCCAGATACCCAATGGACCGTCCGGCAACAAAGCAAAGATGTAATTCTGGTATTGATCCGAAAAGCCTACTGGCGATAGGGGAAGCTCAGTCAGCTGTTGTTTCTGCTCATCCAGCCGGTGTAGACTAAACTGGTTGGTCAGCCAGACCTGGTCATGGTGGTCAACCAGCAGGCTATGAATCTTATTAACAAACAGGTTAACTGCTCCCTTGCTAGGCTTGATTTTATAGGGCGTAAAGTGCTTTGTATGCGTAATCTGTTTATCAATTCCGTTGCTTGTGCCCACCCAGAGCGTACCGCTTCGATCATGAAAAACAGCCTGGGCGCTCGGACTGCTGAGCCCATTTGGGTTATTGGGATCCGGACGATACGTCACAACCTGTTGGCTGGTCAGATTTACGCGCTGCAAACCATCAGTGGTACCAATCCACAGATCGCCGTCTGCATCGCAGTGAATACCGTCCAGAAAGACGTATTTGTTTATAAGACCGCCGGGGTTGAACGGCACAATCCGGAGCGGCTGACTCCGCAGATTAATCTGAAACACACCGCTGCCGGCCGTGCCGAGCCAAAGCCTATCCTGCTCATCTAAATAAAAAGCGTTGAACGTCGGCTGGGAGGCCGCAGGTGAGTCGAGATACAACGGCGTGAAGCGGCCGGTTTGCCGGTTAAACTGATACAGCCCCTGCCCGGTAGAGACCCACAGCCGATTCTGGTGATCTTCAAAAGCCCGCTTGACCGGAACTTCATTTTTTGGGGATGGGTATAACCGAAAGTGGCGCTTACCTGGATTATAGGCGATTAAGCCGCCATAAGCACTGATCCAAAGGATACCTTGTCGGTCTTCGCAAACAAAAAGCTGGTTATTCCAGCGACTGGCGTTTTTTACCCGAACAGGATGGGGAGTAACGCGACCGGTACGTTTATCTACTTCGTGAAGGCCGCCACCTTCCGTAACGGCCCAGAGTCGGCCAGTATGGTCTTCGCAAAGGCCCGTAACTTTGTTACTCTGAAAGCTATGGTTTGGGTTCGCCGGGTCGGGCTGGAAAACAGTGAAATTATACCCATCGTGCTTGTTCAGCCCATCGTAGGTACCAAACCAGAGAAATCCTTCCCGGTCCTGGTGGATACAATTGATGGAATTATGAGACAGGCCATTCTGGACCGACAGATGCTCAAAGTAATTGTCGGTCTGCTGAGCGTTCAGCCCCTGAAACGGGAGAACGCCAAGCAGAAACAGAAGAAGTAGGCCAACAGCGAATAACTGGTTTGTTATATGATCAGGCGTGCTGAACCTCAGGTCTTTACTAACCTGGCGTCCGCGTACCGCCATCACATACCTCTTCATACGTTCTCGTTAGGCTGGAATTCAAAGCAAGTACATTTTACGTACGCACTATTTCCAGATTATTGATTAAAAGGTGGTGGATTTATTGTGTGTTGGTCTGGAAGCTGTAAACCCTTTAACAGGCTGCCCGGCAGATGCTAATTGCTCAGGATTTAGCCTGATTAGCAGCCTCATTCCAGCCTTCGCATCCGGCTAAATCTTGCCCCTTGCCAAATAACGTGTAGCTTTGCAGCTTAAACTAAGTCATACGGAAAGAGTAATGCCTTATCTTTTCACTTCCGAGTCCGTTTCTGAGGGACATCCTGATAAAGTCGCCGACCAAATCTCCGACGCACTGATTGATAATTTTCTGGCATTTGACCCATCCAGTAAGGTAGCCTGCGAAACGCTGGTAACCACTGGTCAGGTGGTGCTGGCTGGTGAAATTAAAACGGATACGTACTTAGACGTTCAGAAGATCACCCGCGATGTAATTCGCAAAATTGGCTATACCAAAAGCGAGTATATGTTCGAGGCTAATTCATGCGGGATTTTCTCGGCCCTGCATGACCAGTCGGCGGATATTAACCAGGGGGTTGATCGGAAAGTCGACAGCGAAGATTTTGAAACCCGGGCGAATGCTCAGGGTGCCGGCGATCAGGGTATGATGTTTGGTTACGCAACTAACGAAACCGATAATTATATGCCCCTGCCGCTGGATCTGGCTCATGCCATCCTGCGCGAAATGTCTCATATTCGCAATAACGAAAGTCACCTGATGCCTTACCTGCGGCCTGATGCCAAATCGCAGGTAACCATTGAGTATTCAGACGACCATCAGCCTATTCGCATTGATACAATCGTTGTTTCTACGCAGCACGACGATTTTGCTGATGACGACACGATGCTGAAGAAAATCAAGGAAGATATTATCAATATCGTGATTCCCCGGGTGAAGGCCGCTCAGAAGCCTGAGTTGCATAGCCTGTTTACGGACGATATTACGTATTACATCAACCCAACGGGTAAATTCGTGATTGGCGGTCCCCACGGTGATACGGGCCTGACCGGACGTAAGATTATCGTGGATACCTACGGCGGCAAAGGTGCCCACGGCGGTGGCGCTTTCTCGGGTAAAGACCCATCGAAGGTAGACCGGTCGGCTGCCTACGCAACGCGCCACATTGCTAAGAATATGGTAGCCGCTGGTTTGTGCGATCAGGTGCTGGTACAGGTTTCTTACGCTATTGGAGTTGCGCAGCCCTGTGGTCTGTATGTCAATACGTATGGTTCAGCTAAGGTTGATATGCACGACGGCGAAATTGCTGAGAAAATCAGCCAGATTTTCGATATGCGACCCTATGCCATTGAGCAGCGGCTGAAGTTACGTAATCCAATCTATTCCGAAACGGCCGCTTATGGGCACATGGGCCGTAAGAACGAGATCGTGAAAAAAACCTTTGGTTCAAACGGTCACAGCAAAGAGGTTGAGGTAGAATTGTTTACCTGGGAGAAGCTGGATTTCGTCGATAAAATTAAAGAAGCCTTTGGGCTGTAAGCCGTATTTGGCGGCCGCTTAACAAAACGAAAGCCACTCCGAATGGAGTGGCTTTCGTTTTGTTAAAAAACTAGGTTATAACTCATCGGGTTCAAAAACCTCATCTTCTGTTATTCTGGATTTAGCCTCCGTAATAGCCGGGCTGGAAAAGTCGTTTCGCTTCTGTTTGCAGCGAACGAGTTTGTCTTTCAGAACGTCAAGTACCCGGTCGGTTGCGCTTTCGAAACTTTTGTCGTGTTCTTTCACGAACAACTCTTTGCCGGGGATCGTAAGACGAACTTCGACGATTTTTTCTTTAACTCGATTCGAGTCGGCTCCGTCCAGCCTTAAAAACACCTCACCGCCAATAATACGGTCGTGGAAGGTGTCCAATTTGTTCAGTTTAGCCTGGATAAAATCTAACAGGCTCTGATCTGCCGTGAAAT is from Spirosoma taeanense and encodes:
- the metK gene encoding methionine adenosyltransferase, coding for MPYLFTSESVSEGHPDKVADQISDALIDNFLAFDPSSKVACETLVTTGQVVLAGEIKTDTYLDVQKITRDVIRKIGYTKSEYMFEANSCGIFSALHDQSADINQGVDRKVDSEDFETRANAQGAGDQGMMFGYATNETDNYMPLPLDLAHAILREMSHIRNNESHLMPYLRPDAKSQVTIEYSDDHQPIRIDTIVVSTQHDDFADDDTMLKKIKEDIINIVIPRVKAAQKPELHSLFTDDITYYINPTGKFVIGGPHGDTGLTGRKIIVDTYGGKGAHGGGAFSGKDPSKVDRSAAYATRHIAKNMVAAGLCDQVLVQVSYAIGVAQPCGLYVNTYGSAKVDMHDGEIAEKISQIFDMRPYAIEQRLKLRNPIYSETAAYGHMGRKNEIVKKTFGSNGHSKEVEVELFTWEKLDFVDKIKEAFGL
- a CDS encoding two-component regulator propeller domain-containing protein; this encodes MKRYVMAVRGRQVSKDLRFSTPDHITNQLFAVGLLLLFLLGVLPFQGLNAQQTDNYFEHLSVQNGLSHNSINCIHQDREGFLWFGTYDGLNKHDGYNFTVFQPDPANPNHSFQSNKVTGLCEDHTGRLWAVTEGGGLHEVDKRTGRVTPHPVRVKNASRWNNQLFVCEDRQGILWISAYGGLIAYNPGKRHFRLYPSPKNEVPVKRAFEDHQNRLWVSTGQGLYQFNRQTGRFTPLYLDSPAASQPTFNAFYLDEQDRLWLGTAGSGVFQINLRSQPLRIVPFNPGGLINKYVFLDGIHCDADGDLWIGTTDGLQRVNLTSQQVVTYRPDPNNPNGLSSPSAQAVFHDRSGTLWVGTSNGIDKQITHTKHFTPYKIKPSKGAVNLFVNKIHSLLVDHHDQVWLTNQFSLHRLDEQKQQLTELPLSPVGFSDQYQNYIFALLPDGPLGIWLGTRDGLYQYNASSKQYTRYPADINAQLLSRGPTGDIWLGGESGIASFNPRTHQYTYYKYKAGDTAGLPDKFVYSLLASRSGDVWVGINGKGVSRLNPATGQFTHYTAGPRPGQLNNNEVLTFYEDPNGIIWAGTNQGGLNRIDPKTGYFSPVTTQDGLPSNRVVAIAGDKAGNLWLSTNRGLCRYNPRTKAVRSYDINDGLPSNDFVENAVVTKNNRLYFGSRNGYVRFNPDSIRDDTRPFPLYVTKFKVLDRDRPLTDSVITLRHDENFLSFEFAALAYVMPERNRYAYQLVGVDNNWIQSGTRRFVSYTSLPPDDYVFRMKAANSDGIWNSQSTSLHIRILPPWWKTWWAYTLYVLALVGSIWGFIRYRSRQLRIANRLLEETVAVRTAEVSQQRNEIARQRDSLEKTLSELTSAQRQLIQKEKMASLGELTAGIAHEIQNPLNFVNNFSAISVELVEEMTEELQAGHQNDALDLADLLGQNLRKITHHGQRADAIIKGMLQHSRTSTGQKDPTDLNSLANEYLRLAYHGLRAKDKSFNARLVTEFDPNLGLIPVVAQDIGRVLLNLFNNAFYAVSEKQKRVGDDYQPEVMVSTRRTDYAIEICVHDNGIGISQTVLDKIYQPFFTTKPTGQGTGLGLSLSYDIITKGHGGELTVQTEEGKFAEFIIKFPLPA
- a CDS encoding HPF/RaiA family ribosome-associated protein, yielding MRLQMHAVHFTADQSLLDFIQAKLNKLDTFHDRIIGGEVFLRLDGADSNRVKEKIVEVRLTIPGKELFVKEHDKSFESATDRVLDVLKDKLVRCKQKRNDFSSPAITEAKSRITEDEVFEPDEL